A genomic region of Candidatus Paceibacterota bacterium contains the following coding sequences:
- a CDS encoding methyltransferase domain-containing protein → MTAPLAQHQAEIERNLRAWNAKPLLKEIYAGFYQRIRALIQPAIPGRIVEIGSGIGNLKTDLPGALATDLFPNPWLDLVCDGYELPFRQGSLSHLVLFDVFHHLRAPNAFLREARRVLAPAAGRLIIFEPYLSWTSSLVYGLFHHEPVGWREPILRSESMPRPRDYYAAQGNATRLFFRREVPGWPEGWQVFHAEAFSCFHYLLSGGYAKPAFYPARCLTGLRKLDASLSRFPRLFGGRCLVGLQPT, encoded by the coding sequence ATGACGGCGCCGCTGGCGCAACACCAGGCGGAGATTGAGCGCAACCTGCGCGCCTGGAATGCAAAGCCCCTGCTGAAAGAAATCTACGCCGGTTTCTATCAGCGCATCCGCGCCCTGATTCAACCGGCCATCCCCGGGCGGATCGTCGAGATCGGCTCCGGGATCGGCAATCTCAAGACGGACCTCCCCGGTGCGCTGGCGACCGACCTGTTTCCCAACCCGTGGCTGGATCTGGTGTGCGACGGCTACGAACTGCCATTCCGCCAGGGGAGCTTGTCGCACCTGGTGCTGTTCGACGTCTTTCATCACCTGCGCGCGCCGAATGCCTTTCTGCGCGAAGCGCGGCGCGTGCTGGCGCCGGCCGCAGGCCGGTTGATCATCTTCGAGCCGTACCTTAGTTGGACCAGTTCACTGGTCTACGGGCTGTTCCACCACGAACCGGTGGGCTGGCGGGAGCCGATTCTCCGGAGCGAATCAATGCCTCGGCCCCGCGATTACTACGCCGCACAGGGGAATGCAACCCGCCTCTTCTTCCGCCGGGAGGTCCCCGGCTGGCCGGAGGGCTGGCAGGTCTTTCACGCGGAAGCGTTCAGTTGTTTTCATTACCTGCTGTCAGGGGGATACGCCAAACCAGCCTTTTACCCCGCCCGCTGCCTGACGGGTCTGCGGAAACTCGATGCCAGCCTATCCCGCTTTCCGCGGCTATTCGGCGGCCGCTGCCTGGTGGGGCTTCAGCCAACGTAG
- a CDS encoding gfo/Idh/MocA family oxidoreductase, producing MNRHTNLPTSRREFLKDTGRFAALSALAGVALPHVHAADDNTIRLALIGCGGRGSGAVANAMSAGGLVLGDDGGTKRAALSGAGGPVKLVAMADLRQDKLDQSHAALSQSLDKLIDVPPERRFLGFDAYRKAIDCLRPGDVAMLATHAAFRAPHLEYAVEKGVNVFMEKDFASDPGGIKRILKAGEAADKKGLKIAAGLMCRHSSARQALIQKIRDDAMGDIQFIRAYRMDSSYAMPPFPRGENELLWQLSPGHPYQFMWSGGGLFIELMIHQMDECFWIKDAWPVSAHGVGGRMAGSTDCGQNLDSYCVEFTFPDGTKAQVVNRCLTNCHTDFATYIHGTKCAAQFSGNIHAPTTHIYKDQRTERSNLAWRAPKETVNPWQAEWDVLLSAIRQNKPHNETRRAALSNLGSIMGRAAVHTGKIVTWEEAMASNFQFCSNVDELTEKSPAPIQADAQGRYPAPVPGKTVEI from the coding sequence ATGAACCGACACACCAATCTCCCCACCTCACGTCGCGAGTTTCTGAAGGATACCGGCCGCTTCGCTGCCCTCTCTGCGTTGGCAGGGGTGGCCCTGCCGCATGTTCATGCCGCCGACGACAACACCATTCGCCTGGCCTTGATTGGCTGCGGCGGACGTGGCAGCGGCGCCGTGGCCAACGCGATGTCGGCGGGCGGGCTGGTGCTGGGCGACGACGGCGGCACGAAACGGGCCGCGCTCTCGGGGGCGGGCGGTCCGGTCAAACTGGTCGCAATGGCGGACCTGCGCCAGGATAAGCTGGACCAATCGCACGCGGCGCTGAGCCAGTCCCTGGACAAGTTGATTGATGTGCCGCCCGAACGCCGGTTTCTCGGCTTCGACGCCTATCGCAAGGCGATTGATTGCCTGCGGCCGGGGGACGTGGCGATGCTGGCCACGCACGCTGCCTTCCGCGCGCCGCACCTGGAGTACGCGGTCGAGAAAGGTGTCAACGTGTTCATGGAGAAGGACTTCGCGTCCGACCCGGGCGGCATAAAGCGCATCCTTAAAGCGGGAGAAGCCGCCGATAAAAAAGGCCTCAAGATCGCCGCCGGGCTGATGTGCCGGCATTCCTCGGCCCGGCAGGCGCTGATCCAGAAGATTCGCGACGACGCGATGGGAGACATCCAGTTCATCCGGGCCTATCGCATGGATTCCAGCTACGCCATGCCTCCGTTCCCGCGAGGCGAGAACGAGCTGCTCTGGCAGCTTAGCCCCGGTCACCCCTACCAGTTCATGTGGTCGGGCGGCGGCCTGTTCATCGAGCTGATGATCCACCAGATGGACGAGTGCTTCTGGATCAAAGACGCCTGGCCGGTATCGGCCCACGGCGTCGGGGGGCGCATGGCCGGCAGCACCGATTGCGGCCAGAACCTGGACAGCTACTGCGTCGAGTTTACATTCCCCGACGGCACCAAGGCGCAGGTTGTTAACCGCTGCCTCACCAATTGCCACACGGACTTCGCCACCTACATTCACGGAACGAAATGCGCCGCTCAGTTCTCCGGCAACATCCACGCTCCCACCACGCACATTTACAAAGACCAGCGCACCGAGCGCTCCAACCTCGCCTGGCGCGCGCCGAAGGAGACCGTCAACCCCTGGCAGGCCGAATGGGATGTCCTGCTGAGCGCGATTCGGCAGAACAAGCCGCACAATGAGACCCGGCGCGCCGCCCTTTCGAACCTCGGCTCGATCATGGGCCGTGCCGCGGTGCACACCGGCAAGATAGTCACCTGGGAGGAAGCGATGGCTTCCAACTTCCAGTTCTGCTCCAACGTGGATGAGTTGACCGAGAAAAGCCCCGCACCCATCCAGGCCGATGCTCAGGGCCGCTACCCGGCGCCTGTCCCGGGAAAGACCGTAGAGATTTAG
- a CDS encoding MFS transporter, protein MREEFLPPLQRRWMILVLIFCAIVLNYIDRQIVSILKPTLKGEFHLDDAGYAVLANIFTVCYACMYPVAGWLVDQWGARRMMLTGVVAWSSACIGAVFTKTFGQFALCRGALGLAEPMAFPAQLRAVTVWFPGSLRATANSLCVAGGSFGAVIAPPLIAWLALKWNWHAAFIVPGVAGLVVAALWWMIYRDPPAEVAQAATGSAAPAQVPKFTWPQLWRTRSLWGILLIRFISDPVWYFCLFWLPGYLQEQSGLTLAQIGMVGWVPFLAADLGGVGSAAWSDWLVERGKPPVHARKLMLTAMAALAPVCALTPHLAHPAATLAIFSVAGAVCLSWLFSLSVVIAETFPTGNIGSVLGIAAGFGAAGAMLFNYYVGQVMGTLGASWMFVIMALLHPLAALVLWTMVRREQPKKDAPAQT, encoded by the coding sequence ATGAGAGAGGAATTCCTGCCTCCGCTCCAGCGACGCTGGATGATCCTCGTGCTCATCTTCTGCGCGATCGTGTTGAATTACATTGACCGCCAGATCGTCTCGATCCTCAAGCCCACGCTCAAAGGCGAATTTCATTTGGATGACGCTGGGTATGCGGTGCTGGCTAATATCTTCACCGTCTGCTATGCCTGCATGTATCCGGTGGCGGGCTGGCTGGTGGACCAGTGGGGCGCCCGGCGCATGATGCTCACGGGGGTCGTGGCCTGGTCCAGCGCGTGTATCGGGGCGGTGTTCACGAAGACCTTCGGGCAGTTTGCCCTATGCCGCGGAGCGCTGGGGTTGGCGGAGCCGATGGCGTTCCCCGCTCAACTGCGCGCGGTGACCGTTTGGTTCCCCGGCAGCTTGCGAGCCACGGCGAACAGCCTTTGCGTGGCGGGTGGCTCCTTCGGGGCGGTTATTGCTCCACCGCTCATTGCCTGGCTGGCGCTGAAGTGGAACTGGCACGCCGCCTTTATTGTGCCGGGGGTGGCGGGGCTGGTCGTGGCGGCGCTCTGGTGGATGATCTACCGCGACCCGCCTGCCGAGGTGGCGCAAGCGGCCACCGGTTCGGCAGCGCCCGCGCAGGTCCCGAAGTTCACCTGGCCGCAACTGTGGCGCACGCGCAGCCTGTGGGGCATTCTTCTCATCCGCTTCATCAGCGACCCGGTGTGGTATTTCTGCCTGTTCTGGCTGCCCGGTTACTTGCAGGAGCAATCGGGGCTGACCCTGGCGCAAATCGGCATGGTCGGCTGGGTCCCCTTCCTGGCGGCCGACCTCGGCGGCGTGGGCAGCGCCGCCTGGTCGGACTGGCTGGTGGAGCGCGGTAAACCGCCGGTACACGCGCGCAAGCTCATGCTTACAGCCATGGCGGCGTTGGCGCCCGTTTGTGCGCTCACGCCACATCTGGCGCATCCCGCGGCCACGCTCGCCATCTTCAGCGTGGCGGGCGCGGTGTGCCTGAGCTGGCTGTTCTCGCTGAGCGTGGTGATTGCGGAGACCTTTCCCACCGGTAATATCGGCAGCGTCCTGGGCATCGCGGCGGGCTTCGGCGCGGCGGGGGCAATGTTGTTCAATTACTATGTTGGCCAGGTCATGGGCACACTGGGCGCGAGTTGGATGTTCGTCATTATGGCTTTACTCCATCCGCTGGCCGCGCTCGTATTATGGACGATGGTGCGGCGCGAGCAGCCGAAGAAGGATGCGCCCGCACAAACTTGA
- a CDS encoding endonuclease/exonuclease/phosphatase family protein, which yields MRRRDFIRHFGIVAALPWLGRPVLAATGSAPPGKSGMHKVLTCNVRVDVPADGKAGNGWADRKELCAEVMRAQKPDLVCLQECQHVHFQHLKTRLPELDSFALSNPDAPAHPHNAILFSRARYELVSAGGFWLSQTPHVAGTKSWDSAEARFVNWVHLRECGAGKEFRLWNTHLDHRGQVARENQAKLIVQASAVLPGTLPQLLTGDFNANAANPAIKLLAAGGWTDTYSAVHGPADPGYTAHAFLGPQYAATKLNGRPGTRIDWIWCRGPVKPLSAQVIRDGRNGRFPSDHYFVSAVVTI from the coding sequence ATGAGACGAAGAGACTTCATAAGGCATTTCGGGATCGTCGCCGCGCTGCCCTGGTTAGGACGCCCCGTGCTGGCCGCAACGGGAAGTGCCCCACCGGGCAAGTCCGGGATGCACAAAGTTCTCACGTGCAATGTCCGCGTGGACGTTCCCGCAGATGGCAAGGCGGGCAACGGCTGGGCCGATCGCAAAGAACTTTGCGCGGAGGTGATGCGGGCTCAGAAGCCTGACCTGGTTTGCCTGCAGGAGTGCCAGCATGTTCACTTTCAGCACTTGAAGACCCGCCTGCCCGAGCTCGACAGCTTCGCTTTGTCCAATCCCGACGCGCCAGCCCATCCGCACAACGCCATTCTCTTTTCCCGCGCCCGCTATGAGCTGGTCTCGGCGGGCGGATTCTGGCTCTCGCAGACGCCTCACGTGGCTGGGACCAAGTCGTGGGATTCAGCGGAAGCGCGGTTTGTGAACTGGGTCCACCTCCGGGAGTGTGGGGCCGGGAAGGAGTTCCGGCTCTGGAACACGCACCTCGATCATCGCGGTCAGGTCGCTCGGGAAAATCAGGCGAAGTTGATCGTGCAGGCGAGCGCGGTGTTGCCCGGGACCTTGCCACAACTGCTTACTGGGGACTTCAACGCCAATGCCGCCAATCCCGCGATCAAACTGCTGGCAGCCGGAGGCTGGACCGATACGTATTCCGCAGTGCACGGGCCGGCAGATCCCGGCTACACCGCCCACGCATTCCTCGGGCCACAGTACGCCGCGACGAAGCTCAACGGCAGGCCCGGGACCAGAATAGACTGGATATGGTGCCGGGGACCCGTGAAGCCACTCTCGGCCCAAGTGATTCGCGACGGCCGCAATGGCCGCTTCCCGAGCGACCATTATTTTGTGTCGGCTGTCGTGACCATCTAA
- a CDS encoding endonuclease/exonuclease/phosphatase family protein, whose amino-acid sequence MKRRTFIRTLGLGASLPWLGRIARAAPTNAQPVSHTVLSCNIRVILPDDDAAGNGWKARRELCLDVIRAQKPDIVCLQEVLREQMEDLARGFPEFGSFGFEGPEMDCRTTGYQGIAKNPILYSRRRYDFVSAGGFWLSETPHLPGSVSWESARARHVNWVRLRDRASGKQFRALSTHLDHKSQPAREEQTKLILAEAALYAPEFPQVLAGDFNADASNTVLKLAFDAGWINTQIAAPGPRDNGNTTHGFLGPKYTPKTEAARKRGPIDFILTRGPVSTLAWKIIRDGRGGRYPSDHYFIAARLAFNP is encoded by the coding sequence ATGAAACGCAGAACCTTTATCAGAACGCTCGGTCTCGGGGCCTCGCTCCCCTGGCTGGGCCGCATTGCACGCGCGGCGCCCACCAATGCTCAGCCCGTCTCTCACACGGTTCTAAGCTGCAACATCCGAGTGATATTGCCCGACGATGACGCCGCCGGCAACGGCTGGAAGGCGCGACGCGAGCTGTGTCTGGATGTGATTCGCGCGCAGAAGCCGGACATTGTATGCCTCCAGGAAGTCCTGCGTGAGCAGATGGAGGACCTGGCGCGCGGTTTTCCGGAATTCGGGAGCTTCGGCTTCGAGGGTCCGGAGATGGATTGCCGGACGACCGGCTACCAGGGCATCGCCAAGAATCCGATCCTGTACTCTCGCCGGCGGTACGATTTCGTGTCGGCGGGCGGCTTCTGGCTCTCGGAAACACCGCACTTGCCGGGCTCAGTTTCATGGGAATCCGCGCGCGCTCGGCACGTCAACTGGGTGCGGCTTCGTGATCGCGCCTCGGGAAAGCAATTCCGGGCGCTCAGTACGCACCTCGATCACAAGAGCCAGCCCGCTCGCGAGGAGCAGACCAAGCTGATCCTGGCAGAGGCCGCGCTATACGCGCCGGAGTTTCCACAAGTCCTGGCCGGTGACTTCAACGCGGACGCCAGCAACACTGTTCTCAAGCTCGCATTCGACGCGGGCTGGATTAATACCCAGATCGCCGCCCCCGGGCCGCGCGACAACGGCAACACCACGCATGGCTTTCTTGGCCCGAAATACACTCCCAAAACGGAAGCCGCCCGCAAGCGCGGTCCGATAGACTTCATCCTCACGCGTGGCCCTGTCTCGACTCTTGCCTGGAAGATCATCCGCGATGGGCGCGGCGGTCGCTACCCGAGCGATCATTACTTTATTGCCGCCAGGCTCGCTTTCAATCCCTGA
- a CDS encoding sulfatase, with amino-acid sequence MKRGLTGTAALACALVLSAAAARVDGSSRKNVLFIAADDLNCRIACYGDPIAKTPNLDRLARRGVMFRRAYCQYPLCNPSRASLMTGLRPDTTRVHDLQTDFRSTLPNVVTLPQLFRQNGYFVARVGKLYHYGVPREIGTDGKDDPVSWDYKFNPIGRDKTEEANIHLLTRGGYKNTIGFAMAWLDMDGPDEDQTDAKGVTETIRLLEEQKDKPFFIALGFFRPHTPWIAPKKYFDLYPPESIKLPPRDAASEKALPDIARNIRPDDYGLSEQDLKDCVRAYYAAVSFVDAQVGRLLDSLDRLGLAKSTLIVFWSDHGFLLGEHGQWQKQLLFDPSPRTPLIVYDPAAKGNGTPCNRAVELLGIYPTVADWAGLEKPKDLQGSSLRPLLDAPTSAAWHHPAYSQVTRGKAGQRVMGYSVHTERYRYTEWDGGKAGSELYDHQADPNEFCNLARDPANEKTVRQLRNLLRRVQKPGAKAEIRGDPADPQG; translated from the coding sequence ATGAAGCGCGGCCTGACGGGCACCGCGGCGCTGGCGTGCGCGCTGGTCCTGAGTGCCGCAGCCGCCCGGGTTGATGGTTCGTCGCGGAAGAACGTGCTGTTCATCGCGGCGGACGACCTGAACTGCCGCATCGCTTGTTACGGCGATCCGATCGCCAAAACTCCCAACCTTGACCGCCTGGCCAGGCGCGGCGTGATGTTCCGTCGCGCTTACTGCCAGTACCCCCTCTGCAATCCCAGCCGCGCTTCGCTCATGACTGGCCTGCGGCCCGACACCACGCGCGTGCACGATCTGCAGACCGACTTCCGCTCCACCCTGCCCAACGTAGTTACCCTGCCCCAGCTCTTCCGGCAGAACGGCTACTTCGTCGCCCGCGTCGGCAAGCTTTACCACTACGGCGTCCCGCGCGAGATCGGCACCGATGGCAAAGACGATCCGGTGTCCTGGGACTACAAGTTCAACCCCATTGGCCGGGACAAGACCGAGGAAGCCAACATCCATCTGCTCACCCGGGGTGGTTACAAGAACACCATTGGCTTCGCGATGGCCTGGCTCGACATGGATGGCCCAGACGAGGACCAGACCGACGCCAAGGGTGTCACCGAAACCATCCGCCTGCTTGAGGAGCAAAAGGACAAGCCCTTCTTCATCGCGCTGGGCTTCTTCCGCCCGCACACCCCTTGGATCGCGCCGAAGAAATACTTCGACCTCTACCCGCCAGAGAGCATCAAGCTGCCGCCGCGCGACGCCGCTTCGGAGAAGGCGCTGCCGGATATCGCCCGCAACATCCGGCCCGACGACTACGGCCTCAGCGAGCAGGATCTGAAGGACTGTGTCCGCGCCTATTACGCCGCCGTTAGCTTCGTGGATGCCCAGGTGGGCCGGCTCCTCGACTCGCTGGATCGGCTGGGTCTGGCGAAGAGCACGTTGATCGTGTTCTGGAGCGACCACGGGTTCTTGCTGGGCGAGCACGGGCAATGGCAGAAGCAACTCCTGTTCGATCCGTCCCCTCGCACACCGTTGATTGTTTACGACCCCGCCGCCAAGGGGAACGGCACCCCATGCAACCGGGCGGTGGAGTTGCTGGGCATTTATCCCACCGTCGCCGACTGGGCGGGCCTGGAGAAACCGAAAGATCTGCAGGGCTCCAGCCTGCGGCCTTTGCTCGACGCGCCAACCTCGGCCGCGTGGCATCACCCCGCGTATTCTCAGGTGACGCGTGGCAAAGCCGGGCAGCGTGTCATGGGTTACAGCGTGCATACCGAGAGATACCGCTACACCGAATGGGATGGCGGCAAGGCGGGGTCGGAGCTGTATGATCATCAGGCGGACCCGAATGAGTTTTGCAACCTTGCGCGCGATCCGGCCAATGAGAAGACAGTGCGCCAGTTGCGTAATCTGCTCCGCCGGGTCCAGAAACCAGGGGCGAAGGCTGAAATCCGGGGGGACCCCGCCGACCCGCAAGGTTGA